Proteins found in one Pseudorasbora parva isolate DD20220531a chromosome 11, ASM2467924v1, whole genome shotgun sequence genomic segment:
- the LOC137092150 gene encoding nuclear factor 7, ovary-like has translation MDSKSAEELSCPVCCEIFKVPVFLSCTHSICKECLQKFWKTQKTQECPVCRRRSSRVDPPVNLTLKNLCESLIKERNERRSSESEEICSLHSEKLKLFCLEDKQPVCVVCIVSKQHDNHKFRPISEVVSSYKEEFNTALTSLQNKLKHGEEMKGECDETIQHIESQAEHTERQIKEEFEKLHQFLRDEEEATITALREEEEQKKQRMKEKLEEMNTHISALSHTIRDMEETMKANDVSFLKNFNASMERVQIPQPDPRMSSGALIDVSRYLGNLRSRVWKKMLETVQHTPLTLDPNTAHPRLTLSSDLTSVSVSDGDKTLPDNPERFDSCLCVLGSEGFNSGTHCWDVEVGDSTVWTLGITTASNQRKGLDFIKSNVWCVWYKNSKYGSQSPDQPFTVFPVEVKLQRVRVQLDYDRGTVSFSDPVTNTHLLTFRTSFTETVFPFLRNGCTTPLRILPVKLIITAENHS, from the exons ATGGATTCAAAATCTGCTGAAGAGCTTTCTTGTCCTGTTTGCTGTGAAATCTTCAAGGTTCCTGTTTTTCTGTCCTGTACTCACAGTATTTGTAAAGAGTGTCTGCAAAAGTTCTGGAAAACTCAGAAAACTCAGGAGTGTCCCGTCTGCAGGAGAAGATCCTCAAGAGTTGATCCTCCAGTTAATCTCACGTTAAAAAACTTGTGTGAATCATTGATAAAGGAGAGAAATGAGAGGCGTTCATCAGAGTCTGAGGAGATCTGCAGTTTACACAGTGAGAAACTCAAACTCTTCTGTCTGGAGGACAAACAGCCTGTGTGTGTCGTGTGCATAGTCTCAAAACAACATGACAATCATAAATTCAGACCCATCAGTGAAGTGGTTTCATCTTACAAG GAGGAATTTAATACAGCGCTGACGTCCTTACAAAACAAGCTCAAACATGGAGAAGAAATGAAAGGAGAGTGTGATGAAACAATCCAACACATCGAG TCTCAAGCTGAGCACACAGAGCGTCAGATTAAAGAAGAGTTTGAGAAGCTTCATCAGTTTCTCAGAGACGAAGAAGAAGCTACAATCACTGCACTGAGGGAGGAAGAGGAGCAGAAGAAGCAGAGGATGAAGGAGAAGCTGGAggagatgaacacacacatctcagctctttcacacacaatcaGAGACATGGAGGAGACGATGAAAGCCAATGACGTCTCGTTTCTAAAG AACTTTAACGCCTCAATGGAAAG AGTCCAGATCCCACAGCCGGATCCACGGATGAGTTCTGGAGCTTTGATTGATGTGTCCCGTTATCTGGGTAACCTGCGGTCCAGAGTCTGGAAGAAGATGCTGGAAACTGTCCAACACA CTCCGTTGACTCTTGatccaaacacagcacatcctcGTCTCACACTCTCGTCTGATCTGACCAGTGTGTCGGTCAGTGATGGAGATAAAACACTTCCTGATAATCCAGAGAGGTTTGACTCGTGTCTGTGTGTCCTGGGATCTGAGGGCTTTAACTCAGGAACACACTGCTGGGATGTGGAGGTTGGTGACAGTACAGTCTGGACTCTTGGAATAACCACAGCATCAAACCAGAGGAAGGGACTGGATTTCATTAAGTCTAATGTCTGGTGTGTGTGGTACAAGAACAGCAAATACGGCTCTCAATCCCCAGATCAACCCTTCACTGTTTTTCCTGTTGAAGTGAAGCTTCAGCGTGTGAGAGTTCAGCTGGACTATGACAGAGGAACAGTGTCATTCTCTGATCCTGTaactaacacacatttactcacaTTCAGGACGTCCTTCACTGAGACTGTCTTTCCATTCTTACGTAATGGCTGCACAACTCCTCTGAGGATCTTACCAGTTAAACTGATTATTACAGCAGAAAATCACAGTTAA
- the LOC137092994 gene encoding nuclear factor 7, brain-like, with product MDSKSAETPTCPICLEIFKVPVFLSCSHSICKECLQQFWKTQETQECPVCRRRSSKGDPPVNLELKTLCESLIKERNERRSSESEEICSLHSEKLKLFCLEDKQPVCLVCRDSEKHTKHTFRPISEVVSSHKEEFNTALTSLQNKLKHGEEMKGECDKTIQHIESQAEHTERQIKEEFEKLHQFLRDEEEATITALREEEEQKKQRMKEKLEEMNTHISALSHTIRDMEEMMKANDVSFLKNFNASMERVQIPQPDPRMSSGALIDVSRYLGNLRSRVWKKMLETVQHTPLTLDPNTAHPCLTLSSDLTSVSLRDEDKTLPDNPERFDRCLCVLGSEGFNSGTHCWDVEVGDSTGWGLGITTASNQRKGKDFFDSNVWFVWYGNSEYFSKSPDQPVTVFPVKVKLQCVRVQLDYDRGTVSFSDPVTNTRLLTFRTSFTETVFPFLGNFCTTSPLRILPVKLIITAENHS from the exons ATGGATTCAAAATCTGCTGAAACTCCTACTTGTCCTATTTGCCTTGAAATCTTCAAGGTTCCTGTTTTTCTGTCCTGTAGTCACAGTATTTGTAAAGAGTGTCTACAACAGTTCTGGAAAACTCAGGAAACTCAGGAGTGTCCCGTCTGCAGGAGAAGATCCTCAAAAGGTGATCCTCCAGTTAATCTAGAGTTAAAAACCTTGTGTGAATCATTGATAAAGGAGAGAAATGAGAGGCGTTCATCAGAGTCTGAGGAGATCTGCAGTTTACACAGTGAGAAACTCAAACTCTTCTGTCTGGAGGACAAACAGCCTGTGTGTTTAGTGTGCAGAGACTCAGAGaaacacaccaaacacacaTTCAGACCCATCAGTGAAGTGGTTTCATCTCACAAG GAGGAATTTAATACAGCGCTGACGTCCTTACAAAACAAGCTCAAACATGGAGAAGAAATGAAAGGAGAGTGTGATAAAACAATCCAACACATCGAG TCTCAAGCTGAGCACACAGAGCGTCAGATTAAAGAAGAGTTTGAGAAGCTTCATCAGTTTCTCAGAGACGAAGAAGAAGCTACAATCACTGCACTGAGGGAGGAAGAGGAGCAGAAGAAGCAGAGGATGAAGGAGAAGCTGGAggagatgaacacacacatctcagctctttcacacacaatcaGAGACATGGAGGAGATGATGAAAGCCAATGACGTCTCGTTTCTAAAG AACTTTAACGCCTCAATGGAAAG AGTCCAGATCCCACAGCCGGATCCACGGATGAGTTCTGGAGCTTTGATTGATGTGTCCCGTTATCTGGGTAACCTGCGGTCCAGAGTCTGGAAGAAGATGCTGGAAACTGTCCAACACA CTCCGTTGACTCTTGatccaaacacagcacatccttGTCTCACACTCTCGTCTGATCTGACCAGTGTGTCGCTCAGGGATGAAGATAAAACACTTCCTGATAACCCAGAGAGGTTTGACAGGTGTCTGTGTGTCCTGGGATCTGAGGGCTTTAACTCAGGAACACACTGCTGGGATGTGGAGGTCGGTGACAGTACAGGCTGGGGTCTTGGAATAACCACAGCATCAAACCAGAGGAAGGGAAAGGATTTCTTTGACTCTAATGTCTGGTTTGTGTGGTACGGGAACAGCGAATACTTCTCTAAATCCCCAGATCAACCCGTCACTGTCTTTCCTGTTAAAGTGAAGCTTCAGTGTGTGAGAGTTCAGCTGGACTATGACAGAGGAACAGTGTCATTCTCTGATCCTGTAACTAACACACGTTTACTCACATTCAGGACGTCCTTCACTGAGACTGTCTTTCCATTCTTAGGTAATTTCTGCACAACTTCCCCTCTGAGGATCTTACCAGTTAAACTGATTATTACAGCAGAAAATCACAGTTAA
- the LOC137092986 gene encoding E3 SUMO-protein ligase ZBED1-like, giving the protein MTCMTTDSGANMVKALELNSWTRLQCFGHRLHLAIEKSAKDPRVERATSVCKKVVSTFSFSWKKKRELSNAQAELKLPQQKLITESPTRWGSRLSMIERVLDQEKAISQVLKADKKVRHLVPSWQDVDVMESVKKALSPLRDFTDALSGEDYVSVSYVKPVLHMLKVNILSLNDEDTELTKTMKTTILNYLTDKYQDPTTDDLLDMALLFDPRFKTQFIAKDKVEGIQTRAVAELESLVTIHMQSPKSDQQPTSSTSASTSQILDEDQTPPKKAKKSLSSFLKAFGVASASATTSVSTSVKEAIEGELKGYLSTPNAESEVDPLEWWKVHEANFPRISQLARKYLCIPATSAPSERAFSTGGNIVTCQRASLKPEKVNQLVFLSKNL; this is encoded by the exons ATGACCTGTATGACGACAGATAGTGGGGCCAATATGGTGAAGGCATTGGAGCTCAACAGCTGGACTCGTCTGCAGTGTTTTGGGCACAGACTCCACCTAGCCATCG aaaaaagtgCCAAAGACCCTCGTGTTGAACGTGCAACATCTGTCTGCAAGAAAGTTGTCAGCACATTCTCCTTCAGCTGGAAGAAAAAGAGGGAACTAAGTAATGCTCAAGCTGAGCTAAAGCTACCTCAACAGAAGCTCATCACTGAGTCCCCAACGCGATGGGGTTCGAGGCTCAGCATGATTGAGCGAGTGCTTGACCAGGAAAAGGCGATTTCTCAGGTCCTGAAGGCAGACAAGAAGGTAAGGCATTTGGTCCCATCATGGCAAGATGTTGACGTGATGGAGTCTGTGAAAAAGGCACTGAGTCCACTGAGAGACTTTACTGATGCACTCTCAGGTGAGGACTATGTGAGTGTGTCTTATGTCAAGCCAGTGCTTCACATGTTGAAAGTCAACATTTTGAGCCTGAATGATGAAGACACTGAACTAACAAAAACAATGAAGACAACCATTCTCAATTACCTCACTGACAAATATCAGGACCCCACCACTGATGACCTGTTGGATATGGCTTTGCTTTTCGATCCCAGATTCAAAACACAATTCATTGCCAAAGACAAGGTAGAGGGAATACAAACCAGAGCTGTGGCTGAGCTGGAGTCTTTGGTGACCATACACATGCAGTCTCCAAAATCAGATCAGCAGCCCACATCTAGTACCTCAGCCTCCACATCACAAATCCTTGATGAGGATCAGACACCACCcaagaaagcaaagaaatcacTTTCCAGCTTTTTAAAAGCCTTCGGTGTTGCAAGTGCATCTGCAACCACATCAGTTTCCACATCTGTGAAAGAGGCAATAGAAGGAGAATTGAAGGGATACTTGTCCACGCCAAATGCAGAAAGTGAGGTGGATCCGCTGGAATGGTGGAAAGTACATGAGGCAAACTTTCCAAGAATTAGCCAGCTTGCTAGAAAGTATCTCTGTATTCCAGCCACAAGTGCTCCCTCGGAAAGGGCTTTCAGCACTGGTGGCAATATCGTCACCTGCCAAAGGGCATCTCTTAAGCCTGAGAAAGTGAATCAGCTGGTCTTCCTTTCTAAGAATTTGTGA